The sequence AATCTCACCACTTTTTTTAAGAAATTATGCTAACATGTCATTATAATTGTAAAATATCAAAACAAAGGGAATTGGGATGAAAAGAATAACAATATTTTCAACTGTTGCGGCTATTGTTTTTGTTGCGTTATCCTTTTCATCACTGCGTGCTGAATCTGTTGACGGCGAATTAATTGTCAGTGGTAACAAAATCTTTTTAAAGAAAGCTAAAAACACCATTATTATCAATGATGACGCGGATGAAAAACTTAATGTCAAGTTTTCCTTGTTTAAAGAGAAAATATTATATGCTAAGAAAAAAAGCGTTGGAATTTATGATGTATATGTCCATAATGCCAAAAACGGGCGATTAGAACTTACAGTAAATAGCGGTGTAAATTGCTATGAATTATTAGATTTGGATATTGTGAATAAAAATATACTATTCTGTCGCTGCGACAAAAGCAAGGGATATGAACAACTGGATTTTTTTTCGTTAAAAGATGGAAGTGTTATTCTTAATTTATTAGGGGCGAGTTTCGGTATTTCACAATCTGCAGATAAAATAATTTATATACAATTACCGCCAAGAGGGGCTCCTGAATTCATAAAGCCGGCGGTTAATCTGTTATCCCTGGCTGGTAATCAAGGTTTGAAATTTGACGAAAAATCAATAGTTCAAGTTTATAAATTTGAAAGCGGCGATATAGGCATATCATCAGATTTTGCATGGAAAAACTCGGATGTAGTGGCATTTATAGTTGCAGGTATTGAAAGTAATAAGTTGGTTGTTTTAAATTTTCATAATGAACCAAAGAATCCCGGTAAGACTGTTAAAATATTTGATAAAGCGATAATGAAAATAGAAAAAATTGAATGGGTGAATAACGGAATAAGAATAACGGGCATAAATCATAACGGCGAAGCCGTGATGGCTGTTTTAGAAATTTAAAAACCACGCGCCCTAAAAGGACGCGGCTACCAAGGCGGAAACCATAGCAGATTAAGCATAATGCAGATAAGCAGAAGCGATAAATTTCTTTTATAACGTAGAGACGCAATATATTGCGTCTCGGTTTTTTTCAAAAACGAAATCTTAGACGCATCATGATGCGTCTCTACATTAAAAAGGTTATAAACACCTACACCAATGGTTGTTGACCGTAAAGGTTTTAAATAGTAAAATCCTTAAAACACTTAAGGCGGAGATAAATGAAAAAAAATAATTCAAAATGCGTTGTGTTGTTGTCCGGCGGGCAGGATTCAACGACTGCACTTTTTTGGGCGAAAAAGAAATTTAAAACCGTTATGGCTGTAAGTTTTAACTATGGACAGCGCCATAAAATAGAGCTTAAAAGCGCGGCTAAAATTGCCAAACTTGCCGGGGTAAAACACACGGTTATTGTTGTTAAAGAGTACGAAGCCATCCAAAATTCCGCTTTGCTTGACAAAATATCATCAATAAACAAACACGATAAAATAAATAAAAAACTTCCGGCTTCTTTTGTGCCGGGCAGGAATATCCTGTTTTTAACTGCTGCCGCGGCTTATGCCTATGTTAACAAAGCGGAAAATATCGTAATAGGCGTGTCGCAGGCGGATTATTCCGGATATCCCGACTGCAGGGGAGAGTTTATTCGTTCAATGGAAAAAAGCCTGTCTCTTGGGATGGAATACACTGTAAAAATTCATACTCCTTTACTGAACAAAAACAAGATGCAGACGGTGTTTCTGGCGAAGGATTTGGGAGTACTTGATATGATGAAATACACTCACACTTGTTATGAAGGTAATAAATTGCCGTGCGGTAAATGTCCTGCGTGTAAACTTAGGGCTAAAGGGTTTAAAGAAGCCGGAATTGCTGACCCGCTGAATAAAAGCTGAAGTTTATTTTTTATTCCTCTGAAGTGACGCGAAAATCCCAGCAATACACAGCGCGGCTGACAGCATAAACGCAGCCTGTACGGCTTTTATAAATTCGCCCATATTTGAAGGTTCTATCTTCGCGGTTCCTATGAATATTGAAAGCGCCATCATCCCTATGGCAAGGCCGGTCATCTGGCCTGTCACCCTCATTGTTCCAAGCGCGGCTGACGCTATTGAATAGTCTTTTCTCTCCACGCTGCTCATAACCGCGTTGGTGTTTGGCGAAGAGAAAAACGCGAACCCAAAGCCTATAAAAATAAGCGCGGCTGCCGTGTAATATACGGGGGTCTGCGCGTTTATAAAGACAAGCATTAAAAGGCCGGCTGCCGTCATTGCCATTCCGGACGACGCGATTTTACCGGGGTTAAACCTGTCCGACAGTTTTCCTGCCGCAGGCGCGAACGTCATCATAATTACAGGCTGTATCATAAGCACCAGCCCTGCTGCCTGCGGAGAGAAACCTTTTACGTACTGCAGGTATAAACTTAAAAGGAAAGAGACCGCGAAAGAAGAGGCGTAATGTATAAGCGCGGCCAGATTTGAAAAGGCAAAGACCGCGTTGTGAAAAAACAGCTTCATATTCATGACAGGGTGTTTTATCTTAAACTCCACAATAACAAACAGCACAAGAAGAAGTATGCCAAGTATAAGCGCCGCGGCGCCTGTTTTAGAAGGCAATGAAGACAGTCCGAATATTAAGAAGAACATTCCGGGCGCAAAAATTAAAGAGCCGATAAGGTCAAAAGATTCGCCGCCCGATTCCGCCCATTCGCCTTTCATTTTAAAGGCGGCAAAAAAAACAGCCGCCGCGCACATCAGCGTATTTACCAGAAATATAAAACGCCATCCCAAATTCTGCGTAAGAATGCCGCCCAGAAAAGGCCCTGCGGAGAGCCCCGTGTAAACCGCGGCAACGTTAAGGCCAAGCGCTTTGCCCCTTTCTTTGGCGTGAAAAACAGATGTTAAAATTGCCACACCCGTGCCAAATACCATTGACCCGCCAATGCCCTGAACCACTCGCAGCGTAATAAATAAAACGACGTTTGTAACAAAAACGGTGGCAAGTGATGATAATGTAAAAATTATCATGCCAGCGGTAAAATACCTGCGCCTTCCGTAAATGTCGGCAAGCCGCCCAAATGGTACCTGAAAGATTGCCGAACTTAAAAGGTAGGATGTGGCTATCCAGCCAAGAAAAAGGGCGCTTACGCCGAATTCTTTGCCTATTGAAGGTAATGCCACATTAAGCGAAGAACCCATAAATGACATGGAAAAAGCCGCTATCATAGCCGATATAAGCGCCGCGTTTTTTGTTTCGCTGTCATATTCGTGGGGAGTGTTTTCGTTAATCATAATGATAAATATACCGTATATAAGGGGATAATAAAAGATGTTTTGTTAGATGCTTGGATGCTTGGAAGGTTAGAGGCTTGGATGCTTGGAGGCTTGGATGCTTGGAGGCTTGGATGCTTGGAGGCTTGGAGGTTTGGTAGACGCGGGTCTTTAGCCCGCGGTAGTAGATTTAGATTTATTTTTCCCGTCCATCCGTCCATCATGTTTTTCTGACCTTTTCCGCTTCTGCTTAATTGCTTATAGCTTAAACCGCTGTTCTTACGTCCCTCGGCATTCTATTTCCCGTTCTTCAAGTCCCGCAAAGTCGTGTCCTGTTGATGGTAGCGCCGGTATATCTTTGTAAAGGTGGTATGGGAAAAAAACCACGCGAAAGGTTTGTAACGGGTAAGAAAAAATAATATGTGATAGCCTATATAAAAGAATCCAAGTGTGTACGCGATTTGAAATAACATTGCGGTAATATAATTTTCCGACATATGCAGGGGCAGCACTACCTGTGCTGTTACGGACGCTGCCAAGCCGTAAAGAACCCAGCACAAAACAATAATATATGAATGCGCGGCCTGAATTGATTTTTCCGGGCAGAAGGCGATACACCTTTCACAGCTTTCGCATTTAAACGTCCAATATGGTTTTTTTATCTTTTCACCCTTCATTATAATAGCGCCGTAAGGGCAGTTGGCGGCGCAGATGCCGCAGCTTGTGCATTTCTCATCGGCAAACATTATTTTTGAAAGCATAAAACGCGCGAAGATAAGATACATGAAACTTATCTGAATAAGCGCTGTTCCCATTATCCATGATGGTATACCCTTAAATACCCGTTTGCCTGAAGTAATCATGCCTATAAACGCGGAAATTTCGCGTTTTGTTTTGCCGTAAAAATACTGCGCGTGTTTTTCCGTCATCCCCCAGTGTACTGCCAGCCAGTTTGACGGCATGTCCATTCCGGCAAAACCCCGTATGTCATAACCTTTAAGCAGAAGTATTAACGCGATAATCAGGCACGCAGTGCCTTCCATTCCCGGAAGCGGGAGCGGCCCGTAATAAGCTCCTGCGCGGCACGCGATAATAACCGCGGGCGCTTTTTTCACGCGCGGCATTTTAAGGGCAAATTTTATAGCCGGCCATGGCGCGGTAAACGCGTGAGTCGGGAAAAACAGCCCGGTAAGATTTTCATTTGACGGAGGATTATTTTTAAGGGATGCTTTTTCA is a genomic window of Candidatus Goldiibacteriota bacterium containing:
- a CDS encoding MFS transporter, encoding MINENTPHEYDSETKNAALISAMIAAFSMSFMGSSLNVALPSIGKEFGVSALFLGWIATSYLLSSAIFQVPFGRLADIYGRRRYFTAGMIIFTLSSLATVFVTNVVLFITLRVVQGIGGSMVFGTGVAILTSVFHAKERGKALGLNVAAVYTGLSAGPFLGGILTQNLGWRFIFLVNTLMCAAAVFFAAFKMKGEWAESGGESFDLIGSLIFAPGMFFLIFGLSSLPSKTGAAALILGILLLVLFVIVEFKIKHPVMNMKLFFHNAVFAFSNLAALIHYASSFAVSFLLSLYLQYVKGFSPQAAGLVLMIQPVIMMTFAPAAGKLSDRFNPGKIASSGMAMTAAGLLMLVFINAQTPVYYTAAALIFIGFGFAFFSSPNTNAVMSSVERKDYSIASAALGTMRVTGQMTGLAIGMMALSIFIGTAKIEPSNMGEFIKAVQAAFMLSAALCIAGIFASLQRNKK
- a CDS encoding 4Fe-4S dicluster domain-containing protein, producing the protein MSGTGNSFKTAVWAGEKLKEHGCAASVTPFEKASLKNNPPSNENLTGLFFPTHAFTAPWPAIKFALKMPRVKKAPAVIIACRAGAYYGPLPLPGMEGTACLIIALILLLKGYDIRGFAGMDMPSNWLAVHWGMTEKHAQYFYGKTKREISAFIGMITSGKRVFKGIPSWIMGTALIQISFMYLIFARFMLSKIMFADEKCTSCGICAANCPYGAIIMKGEKIKKPYWTFKCESCERCIAFCPEKSIQAAHSYIIVLCWVLYGLAASVTAQVVLPLHMSENYITAMLFQIAYTLGFFYIGYHILFFLTRYKPFAWFFSHTTFTKIYRRYHQQDTTLRDLKNGK
- the queC gene encoding 7-cyano-7-deazaguanine synthase QueC; translated protein: MKKNNSKCVVLLSGGQDSTTALFWAKKKFKTVMAVSFNYGQRHKIELKSAAKIAKLAGVKHTVIVVKEYEAIQNSALLDKISSINKHDKINKKLPASFVPGRNILFLTAAAAYAYVNKAENIVIGVSQADYSGYPDCRGEFIRSMEKSLSLGMEYTVKIHTPLLNKNKMQTVFLAKDLGVLDMMKYTHTCYEGNKLPCGKCPACKLRAKGFKEAGIADPLNKS